In a genomic window of Gadus macrocephalus chromosome 9, ASM3116895v1:
- the LOC132464233 gene encoding CD82 antigen-like translates to MVGVCSFSHAHFLPCSPRAPDTPHLLTRSHSHTGDVSSSTAALPTIHTKSVTMGKGCITATKYFLFLFNLLFFIFGGLIMGFGLWVRLDTMSFMAVLQDSSDTVNVASYILIGVGALTMSMGFFGCIGAVYEIRCLLGLYFTCLLLILIAQVTAGVLVYYQQEQLKTELSNIINGMLVNYTGQNKTTDQTWDYIQRTMQCCGWNGPGNWSENLVIKNSTGFMYSCSCRNETRPGTSMAESGLCDSLSVELPVFETGCESSVEGWLHDNMGVILGICVAVAVVELLGMILSMCLCKSVVVEDYSKVPKY, encoded by the exons ATGGTGGGGGTGTGTTCATTTTCCCATGCACACTTCCTACCATGTTCCCCCCGAGCACCAGACACTCCACACCTACTCACACGCTCGCACAGCCACACGGGAGACGTCAGCTCGTCCACAGCCGCTCTTCCCACGATCCACACAAA ATCTGTCACCATGGGGAAAGGATGCATAACGGCCACCAAatatttcctcttcctcttcaaccTCCTGTTCTTC ATCTTCGGAGGGCTCATCATGGGCTTCGGACTGTGGGTGCGCCTGGACACCATGAGCTTCATGGCAGTGTTGC AGGACTCCTCGGACACGGTGAACGTGGCGTCCTACATCCTCATCGGGGTGGGCGCCCTCACCATGTCCATGGGCTTCTTCGGCTGCATCGGCGCCGTCTATGAGATCCGGTGTCTGCTGGGCCTG TACTTCACCTGCCTGCTGCTGATCCTCATCGCCCAGGTGACCGCCGGCGTGCTAGTGTACTACCAGCAGGAACAG CTGAAGACGGAGCTCTCCAACATCATTAACGGCATGCTGGTCAACTACACGGGCCAGAACAAAACCACGGACCAAACCTGGGACTACATTCAGAGGACG aTGCAGTGCTGTGGTTGGAATGGCCCGGGTAACTGGTCGGAGAACCTGGTGATCAAGAACAGCACTGGTTTCATGTACTCGTGTTCCTGCCGTAACGAAACTAGGCCGGGCACGTCGATGGCGGAGAGCGGTCTGTGTGACAGCCTCTCTGTCGAGCTGCCCGTCTTCGAAACG ggctGTGAAAGCAGCGTGGAGGGGTGGCTCCATGACAACATGGGAGTTATTCTTGGAATCTGTGTTGCAGTCGCTGTCGTGGAG CTCCTGGGAATGATCCTGTCGATGTGTCTGTGCAAGAGCGTCGTGGTGGAGGACTACTCCAAAGTCCCCAAATACTGA
- the LOC132464236 gene encoding tumor protein p53-inducible protein 11-like, translated as MSNKQHPPLMKKHSQTDLVSRLKTRKILGVGGEDDDGEVHRSKISQMLGNEIKYTVREPFGIRLWILISAVTFSVMALVALVFPNQLYEVVFEEELSTTNISIRLYGGALLSLSLVMWNGVYTTEKVIIQWTLLTEACYFAIQFLVTFITLAELGVMPNTAVLLLLSRLLFLVVTLAYYYHLGRRNKKM; from the exons ATGAGCAACAAGCAGCACCCGCCACTGATGAAGAAGCACAGCCAGACGGACCTGGTTAGTCGCCTGAAGACCCGCAAGATCctgggagtggggggagaggatgACGACGGCGAGGTCCACCGCTCCAAG ATCAGTCAGATGCTGGGCAATGAGATTAAGTATACAGTGAGGGAGCCTTTCGGAATCAG gtTGTGGATCCTCATCTCAGCAGTGACATTCTCTGTCATGGCACTggtg GCCTTGGTGTTCCCCAATCAGCTCTACGAAGTCGTCTTCGAGGAGGAACTCTCGACGACAAACATCTCCATCCGGCTCTATGGCGGGGCCCTTCTCA GTCTGTCCCTCGTCATGTGGAACGGGGTCTACACGACCGAGAAGGTCATTATCCAGTGGACTCTGCTCACCGAAGCCTGCTACTTTGCTATTCAGTTTCTAG tgACGTTCATTACCCTGGCGGAGCTCGGGGTCATGCCCAACACTGCGGTGCTTCTGCTCCTCAGCCGGCTGCTGTTCTTGGTGGTGACACTGGCCTACTACTACCACCTGGGACGCAGGAACAAGAAGATGTGA